Part of the Mercenaria mercenaria strain notata chromosome 8, MADL_Memer_1, whole genome shotgun sequence genome is shown below.
taaattccatgaagaactcgggttgccatggcaaccaaaaggaaaaactttaaaaatcttcttgtccaaaactgcaaggcttaggaccttgatatttggcatgtgacattatttaatggtcctctatgaagattgttcaaattgtgcccctggggttaaaagaggccccaccccgggggtcccaagtttacatagacttgtatgggaaaaaactttgaaaatcttcttgtctgaaaccgcaagacctaagcctttgatatttggtatgaagcattgccttttggttgtctacaaaggttgttcaaattatgcccctggggtgaaaagaggccctgcctcgggggtctcaagttttagattgacttatgtaggaaaaaacatttaaaatcttcttgcttgaaaatgcaaggcttaggcttttgatatttggtatgtttcattgccttgtggtactctattaaaattgttcaaattatgcccctgggctgaaaagaggccctgccctgggggtcccaaatttaacatagacttgtatagaggGGGGGGGGAAATCTTCTTTTCGGAAAGTTTAagtcctaggcctttgatatttggtgtgtagcattgcctagtggatctctaacaagattatttgAATTATGCCCCCGAGATGAAAAGAGGTCACTTATTTAAGTTATAtgggaataaatacttaaaaaattatcaaaaaatgatcatatttcctagactgtttaattataattacccgatgaccccaagtgattaggagccacttgactgtgacctcgacctactgacctactttcttgtttttagctcacctgtcacagagtgacaagaTGAGCCTTTGTGATCGCACTTCATCCGTCGTCTGTcttccgttgtccgtccgtaaacttttactttaaacgacatcttttCATAAACTGcttggccaatttcatccaaacttcacaagaatgttccttgggtgaagctctacaaaaattgttcaaaaattgaattccatgcagaactgtggttaccatggcaaccgaaagcaaaaactttaaaaatcttcttgtccaaaaccacagggcctagggctttgatatatggtgtgtagcatcatctagtggtcctctaccaaaattgttcaaattattcccctagggtcaaacatggccccaccccgggggtcacatggtttatatagacttatatagggaaaactttgaaaatcttcttgtacaaaaccacatggcctagggctttgatatttggtatgtagcatcatctagtggtcctctaccaagattggtcaaattatccccctagggtcaaatatggcctcccctcaggggtcacatggtttatatagacttatatagagaaaacttcgaaaatcttcttgtacaaaaccacatggcctagggctctgatattgggtatgtagcatcatctagtggtcctctaccaagattgttcaaagtatccccctagggtcaaatatggccccgccccgggggtcccaagttttacatagacttatataggaaaaaaagtttaaaaatcttttttgtctgaaaccacaacacttagacctttgatatttggtttgtagcattgtcttatggtcctcaaccaaaatttttcaaattgtaccccttggataaaaagaggccctgccctgggggtcccaagttttatatagacttatatagggaaaaaaaatcttcttgtctgaaaccatatgacctaggcttttgatatttggtgtgatgcattgtctagtagtcctctacaaaaaattttcaaattatgcccctggggttaaaagaggccctgcactgGGGTCAATTAGTTATTAtgtgaattatataggaaaaatacttaaaaaatcatctgatcctatttccaagactgtttaatataattacctgatgaccccaagtaatatgatgtcacttgactgtgaccttgacctactgacctactttcttgttttttaagatacagccttgaaattttgatgacacacagttttgcacacaaatcgtaaaactgaatttcattgaccattaatgtgacctactgactttcttaatacttTATCATCAGTttcacatttaaaacatgtagctcatattactcaggtaagcgatccagggtcatcaggaccctcttgtttaggatacagccttgaaattaggatgacatgtacagttttgcacaccaatcttaaaactgactttcagtgaccaagaatttggcctactgaccttctttctaaTACCTTAGCGTGAGTTTACCATTTGAaatatgtggctcatattactcaggtgagcgattcagggtcatcatgtcCCTCTTGTCTGACTTAAAACTTTTGCAAGGATTTAAttcatttttggtacacaggCATATGATTATTAATTTTTGTTACAGTCAACCAAGTTATGgtggaattatggtccttttcaacttaaaatttgtaaaacatgtctTTGTTTCATACAGGAGTGCAGTTCTACTTGGATTTTATTTAATCTGCCGAAAGGTTGACAGCTCTATTAATTTGAACattgttatccgcaagtaactgccaactttcccacatgaatcagaggtggaggactaacgatttcagacacaatgtcgtttatcaaatagtcacagagaacatataatatttgttgtgtttttttatatatgGAATATCTCTTACCAAGAAAGGAGaaagtttttaaatttggggCCTCCTTGGCCAGGTGGTTAacgtcactgactttgaatcacatgCCTCTCACTGATGTTTGTATGAGCTTCACTCacttattcatgtgaggaagtcattcagctggcttattgaaggcggatggttctacccaggtgccctcccttgatgaaataatgcaaggaaagGTACATGGGGTCCTCCATCATGCCATCATGAAAGCTGGAAAAGGCCGccagatgaccaataattgtTCTAGTgcatgttaaacccaacaaaaaagtttttaaactgtAACAATTGTCTGTCATCGAGATGAAATATGATAAATGAATTAAtattatgcattttgcaacaatctTTAATCTTAGTGATGGAAACAGATGtgcataaatattttgattttacaaagACACACATAACATAAAGTtctatttcatttaataatttgCAGAATGTTGTTATACAATTCTTACTAagtgatattatttaaataaagaaaataccaTAAAAAGAAAGCACAACTACAATTAATATTAAATTGCTCAGATACAATGAATTTACATCCTGTTTTCCACCTTTCACAAAATCATCCAAAAATAGTTAAAAGTGACCATGCTAGTTTTACTGGGCATGTATATCAGTATTTTGAACACATTAGTGAGAAAAAAGTCAATTTGTGAAAACAATAATTGTTATCTGGTGTTTGCACTCAGATGACACTATCTTTCAAAACATTGTTCCTGCCTGGTGATTTACCATGGCAGATAGAAGTCTACATATATGGAACTTTGCAGCATTGTTTCTTCCCCTTAGATGTATGGATAATAGATAACAGCCTAAAGCGTCAGTTGGTCGGTCCTCTCGTTCCATACACTGTCCAAGAAGATTTAGGGCTGTTTCCCTGTGACCAAGATTTGGTTCCTGTTCAGTGGTCCTGATAAGGTTGGAAAGTGCTCTTTCCTTGTCATCTTGTCTCCCAAGATAGCTGTAAGTCCTGTATTGTAGAAAGTACAGGTAAGGGAGAGAATCAACAACTGCCCAGTCCATCCAGTAGTTAATTGGTTCTCTTAAAGCAAGGTCCTCCTCTGTAGATCTGAATAATTCATACTGTAGTTCATTTGGAATGCAGTTACTTTCACACCGCAGAAAACTGACACAGGATGCTGTAGCAAACTGTAGAGCTTCTTCATTGTGATTGTCTGATATTTCATTGAATCCCCTCATAGCTTGACGGACATAATCACGACAGCCAGAAACAGGCTCAACAATGGTTTGATCATACCTTCCTTCAATATCAGTGAGCACAATTACTGTTCTGTAAAAATCCCCTCTACAGTAAAATATTGATGCTAGCTTCAGTTTACTTGATGAAACATCCGTGTTCAGACCCAGTGTAATCCAGCTTAGAGCTTCTGCTGATATACCATTATACTGTTGAATGTTGAGGGAGGCCAGGATAGATCCCAGTGTTGTACAGAACCATGGTGCTTGAAGGCTGCAAGCTGTTCTGTTCAATCCTTGAGATTGATTAAAAATGGTAACAAGTttgaaaatatacttcagtaataTTTGTATAGCTACTTCGTAACTGTTGTTGCTAATATTATGTAGGCCAAAAGTTATGCTATCATTTATCATATGTGCGGTGTGTATTAATAAGCATCCTGAAACAATGCCACTTGTTTTGAATAAGAATAAATTATTCAACTTCAACTGAAGCCTTGCACCAAGAGCATCACACTTGATCCCTAGTAATGCTGTTCCTTCACTGTTTATAATATGCTGCAATATTTCAAGAATGCGAGGTTTAGATTCATGAGCAATATGCCCTGCCATCAAATTGTTCCCAGGTATGATGAAATGTGGACAGTTTTCATTCAGAGTACTGGTGTAcaacacaaataaacaaaatgatagaCAAACAAGTAAATTCTTTTCTCTCCAGAAACTAGACTGTGTATTTGCAATTAGTTTGAACagaactgttttacacatgaaacttgaaatggtACCTTCATAGTGTGGCTTGATGTAAgtttttaataccattttcatCAACACATAACATCTGATCTGTGTGATATTGAGATTAAACATTAAACACCTTTCTGCTAGAGATGTTGATATTCTCAATTCAAGCTCCTCATTTTCACTTTGCTTGCTTCCAACTCCAACAACAAAACACCCAGTGTTGCTACAGTACCTCTTTATGTCATCTGAGGGCCACTGACCTGCACCTTGCAGGTTTAACCATGGTCTAGCTTGTAGAGGCCATGTTTTACAGTGGAAAGCAGGAACAAGGTCTACCCCAGCATTCCCATGTTGGCCAAGTTGTGTATATGCTGGACCATTGTCTACATATCCTGTAAGATAATTTGCTGTCAATGATCCTGGCGCTATTGTATTACTTAGTAGTATTCTTCCAGTCCTGTCTTGGAAAAAGTGTTCATTAGGTACATCATTGTATGGAAGAGGAGCGTCGTCTCTCAGACGCTGTAGCAAACAGTAACCAGGTGATACAGTATCATCCTGAATCATTAGTAGATTGTGTACACCAGGTTGCCAGCCACTCCAGTCTTGTACTACgttaaagttatttttacaaATAAGACAGTCAGTGTCTGATTCAAGTCCCGGTGTAGTTGTTCCTTCTGACCTACTACCTAAAAAGTACGCTGTATGGTTCTTATCCTGTAGTTGATTTGCACTGTTATTCGTTGATTCTGTCAGCATCCATGTTCTTCTACTCTTCAACACAATTCTCTCATCTACTCCTATATCAGCCAGAACCTCTGACAGTCTCACTGACACAGTTTCTATATAATCTGATGcttgaaacattctgaaaataacataacctaaatacatgtaattaatttgTAGGctgatatttacatggaattcTACAGTTCATTGTTAACATTGATGCTGGAGTCTTTAGTATGAggaaacaatatgaaaaatatcaaacctCATTTGATAATGATTTAGACTGATACCTAGACATCTAATCATAAATGTACTagcactttcattttttttccagtttgttcatattatatataaactatGCTGCCTGagagtaaaatttaaaatgtcagaCAGATCATGTTTAACACTCAAAATGAATACAACTTGTAGATCTAGATTCTTTTGTTTTGGTAAGAAGTCAACAAAATTGACTACATCTTTTCTCATGTGCTGTCTGATATCAAACAGAccacattaaaatattttaaataaattatgcaGCTTTGGTACATGTGAAAGTAAATACCTTAAAGTTTGTTTTGGTTTGAAGTCGGCGAATTGATAAGTAACGTCAACAAATTCCTACAATTGTTTTAACTGCGTTATTATGATCTATGTTTGTAGGTTgctattttgtttaaattgtgtAGTTACAGTCTATATTTATAGGTTCAtgggaatatttttttcttacttcCTCTTTCTGTTTTAAATGGAAGACAACTCAAATATTAAATTAGAATTTACCTGTCAGTAGTTACTCACCTTTAAAGTAGTGCAACTCTTCTTTCTTTCTACAATGAAATttttgaataaaagataaaaagtttgatttatattttgaattaatattgCTTGAGAAAAGTCCACTAAACATTGTACAAAtgcattttggaaaaaaattaatttaaggaAGCTTATTATGTCTCACATATACAGTTTGGGTGACATTGATCTGACTGTCAGTACAAAATTTGTCCTTGCAACTCctctgaatttacatcaaacttccCAAGAGTTATCATTGCTAAAAAAAGAAACGAGGATAAATATCAAATTCGGAAGCCTAGTTGACATTTTGTTCTGTGATTTTCaatggagttacggcccttgattcCTTAACTTTTATTAGTTTTGGCCACTCCTCCTATGTTTTTTGGGTATTTCAGCAAAACCTCACAGGAGTGATGAGTGGCAAGCCTCAATGTGCATATTATGGACATGTTCTGGCTCAGTGTTTTTCaggggagttatggcccttaatttgtcataatttaccttgtctgcacaactgCTCAGACACCACCAGAAGAAATTACACCATACTTTAAAGATTATTGCCAAGCCTAATAATGCATACCCAAGGCATGTTCTGGTTTGGTGATTTATGACCCTTGTTTCATCAAAACTTACTAAATTTTGGTGACTTCccttatataaaacaaaaagagaaaagtggaaacttcacaggtcgctcaacacgacaaaaacgaaaatgttgcaggctcggtttgattgagcctgatcatggacggtagtgtaaaTGCATGCCACCGTCCACGCCCCGGGTACAAGCCATACAAGAGTGATCAATGCCTAgtattattatgtatattatcGGAAAATTCTTGTTCATTGATTTTcatgagagttatggccctttactttTAAATGTTATGATATTTGGTAACTTCTCTTAGACCATAGTTCAGATCTCATCAAATCTTTCAGAAGTTCTCATTGACAAGCTTATGTATGCTACTCATTGTGCATATTATcggcatgttccggttcagtgattttcagcagagttatggcccttgattacctatattttacagtgtttatacTACATGTTGTATACATTGGGCTACATataaccaaacctcacaagtaATTAGTGAAGCATAGCTTTGCATATCATTGGCATAATCCGCTTTTATGACTTTTAGTGGAGTCTTGACCCTTGATTTGCCGCATTCTTTGGTATCTAAGCTACTTCTCCTATGTCTCTGGtttgatttcaaccaaacttcataGAAGTGATCACAGCAAAGCCTGGTTGGGTACTTCATTAAAatttatggttcagtgattttcgcTAGAGGTATGTCCCTTAAAATTGacagtttacaatttctgcgtggCAGGTGATTGGAGAcatacatttaaatatctttggttaaatctgaaaaaaaggcctgcttttttagctcatctgtcacatagtgacaatgtgagcttttttcttgtgaacataatagagagcacattttgcaatcagttttaatcaaacttgcacacaatttgtattggtataatatctcagttcctttcgaaaactggccagatcccatcatgtgttccagagttatggccccttaaagggccaaaatttgctattttttgcttgtgaacacgatagagaccatattttgcaattaactttaatcaaacttgcacaaaacctgtATTTGGCATAACATCTCGCTTCCTTTTGAAAATGGACCAGATcctgtcatgggttccagagtttttggaccttaaagagccaaaatttgcttttttggcttttgagcatgatagagaccacattttacaatcaactgtaatcaaacttgcacaaaacttgaattagcataatatctcggttgcTTTCGAAAACTGATCCAATCatggcttccagagttatggcccattaaatggcgaaactttgctattttggcttttgcagccatagagagacttcatttatggtttgatttgatacaaacttgcaaaatatctttaacaacaattaatcttggattccatgataaatctgtcagatccaatgataggttctggagttacggcccctgattgacacctgaaagagacaaaatttgttaatttttacctggTGGTCAACACGGTTAAAGtgtgattttatatttgattttagccACACtgacacacaacttaagtcacaataatatctcagtttctttctaaaactggctagattccattattggttctGGAgctactgcccctgaaagggagacaattttctagtttggccctttcagccatatagaggtttcatttatgctttgatttgatacaaacttgcacagaatgattatcttgttGATTTCTAGGCCtgggttgaaactgggtcatgttgggccAAGAACTAcgtcatcaggtcagatcaaaggaaaagcttgttaacagcctagaggccacatttatgaccttatcttcatgaaacttggtcagaatgtttatcttgatgatttctaggccagattcgaaactgggtcatatagggtcaaaaactaggtcagacggtcaaatcgaaggaaaccttgttaacactcttgaggccacatttataatcctgtcttcatgaagcttggtcagaatgtttatcttgatgattcctaggcagagtttgaaactgggtgatatggggtcaaaactaggtcaccgggtcgaatcaaaggaaaagcttgttaacacttttgttcatttgatgtgcatgaaacttggtcaaaatgattatgtgcatgaaatatcgaatgaatttctatctgggtcatgtagggtcaaaaactaagtcactaggtcaaatcaaagaataagcttgtttacactcaagaggccacgtctTTTGGTCCAGTCTAAATgaacatttttcagaatatttgtctccaccaaattattatttaaattcatttttggcAAAACAAAAACCCAGTTAAAATGGTGTAGTTGGGAGTTAGGTCCATTaacacatgtttacactgttactgtgtgtttctcaggtgagtgacttagggccatcttggtcctattgttgttgttattaaagGGTCGATAATACCTTTTCCTGTTCTAGTGCTTAATGGTTGGTCATAATTTTGGAGGTACTGTTGCTGTTCATGattgtgtttttgtatgtttttgtaatGAACTGAAAACAGAAAATCGTTGTGAATGATTCTTAATTTACAGTAGTAAAACTAACAGATTATATGTTTCTGTTTCAGAGCCAATGAAGCAGATGTCAAAATTGTTGTTGTAGATGTTTCTAGCAAGgatttcatgaattttataaaTGTAGAAAAAACTTTGTCACATCATTTAACTGAACTTGGACTAAACAGCAGTCATAAGAAGATAGATATGGAACACTCTGAGACTGCATTTGAAAATTCAGAATGTAATGTTGGAAGAAATATTCAGGAACTCACCAATACTATAATTGTGTTTAATAAAGTTGATTtagcgcaaaataacaatatttcaaaGCTTCTCAAAGCATTTGATGATGTTGAAagaactaaaacaaataaaagggaaacagattatctaaatttaaaagatttaaatgaaaacagtgtAACTAATGATTTTGATATCCATATAGAAACTCTACACAGCTTAAGTGAGAACATTAATAGCAGAAGATATGATTTTGATATAGAGAAACAGATCTTGACAACGTTCAAAGACGAGTCTACAGATATGTACAGTCACACTTCACAGTTGCCCTGGAAACTGAATAACCTAAGGTATGGTAtggttttaagtttttattcACTCAGCGTTTAAAGACAGGCCAAGAAATGaacactttatttaaaaataatatatctgtttgttttattttaaggtagttctgcacgtttgataaaccggaagtgatggcgtaacgtcatttttccggaaaacgtagaataaagactggattcggcgtacggaaatgaaaatcattttatgaattaatcgcaacctgcaagtaaatttattacaatggcattgTTGCCATTTTTCTAAAGTAAAAGTATGAtgttaaaacatatcacatgttgaataattcaaaataatgtcttaaaattagcgcgAAATGTCCgttttactttaatcatggtcagaaTCTCAAAAATTAGCACatgaacctatacattttatttcatcaaattataggccatgccTTTACTTActactgtgagaagtttcatcaaaatttacattgtagaaaattttctattcgcgaaaatgttatgaaaattatgattttcccatagactcccattatgaaatattgtgtgaggtCCCTTTCTTTCAAATCAGTGcagcaaaaatcaagcacacgaccctatctttttatttgctcaattttctatgtatattatGAAGtcttgaaaaatcagagtttaatcaaattctacattgtagaaataatttcgatccaaacgtgcagaactaccttaacaataTAATGTCTTTCACTGACTCACTGGACACCAGAATCTGATGTTTCATGAATGGCGTTATCATGAGTAACATTTAATATCTGGCATTCAGGAGTGAAAGATACTTCAAACTTGCAtgtaaataaaacagatttctaTTGTAACCAGATACTCACTTAAAttgaaactgaatgatttgattaagCGCCTATTTTTATATAACTCAGTGgagttgtacataataataataataataataataataattgttataacattattaataatgacaataataataataataacagccttattgtagcaaacagtcatgaccgcacccctccccttgaggtcattttacccctattgcgaatacctgtgcttaaagcatcacatagTACTCCCAGATGAGCTGCATATAGAGGGTCAAACCCTCacttaatggtgccatcatatactatttaagaaagaaatactacacactaccctacccatagagccttaccaacaagtgtgtttaattaaacaaaccttggaaatattaATGATGAAATGTTAAACCATTTACAAACTCATTCATAGTTCTGTGCCAATGAATaatgtgtttgatatttttcactgtgaaattaccAGATATAGTTCACTGCTATATCTCAATAATTCATtgaaaacatgtgataaaagtctAGATCATCTTTAGCAATGTTGATTCTTTAAGTGTACATTAAGgaacattcaaatttcaaatataaatgttgtttatgaTATTTCAGCTGTCAAATACTTTAATAAGTAAATCTATCATAACTGAATTGCAAGTTactgtttgaaattatttctgttgAAGTTATTTTCCCATTATTATATAACTATTGCAATATGGAGACTGTTCATCTAGGGAAATGTAAATATTGACCAAGGTATTAGCCGAATTGTATATCTGTTGAAAGTTCCAATATCTATTTAattatactgaaaacaaaatggatctaaacaattattgaaaagaaaatcaacattattggtcaaatgatttattgaaataatcacCAAAAAggagtatataagtaacaaatatataaatataaatccgTCTACGACAAACATTGTACAGTACTCATTTTTTGTCAAGCCCACTtccggaagcgaagacatagttgtccaaatggctttTCGGTGTATGTgcttgcgtgcgtccgtccgtccggatttgtttgtccggaccataactttgacatccatggagcaatctcgtttatatttggcatgaatttttaacctcagtgagatggagtgtcatgcgcaactgcaggttcctatctcaaaggtcaaggtcacacttggttgtcaaaggttaaattcaataatgactttgtctgaagcatttcttcttcatacatggatggattttgatgtaacttggcacaaatgttcacaaccatgtgacggagtgtcatgcacaagaaccaggaccctaggtcaaggtcacatttagaggtcaaaggtcagatacaagaatgactttgtccggagcatttcattttcatgcatggagggattttgatgtaacttgtgtTCACCATCATGGGActaagtgtcatgtgcaagaacctagaattacttccctttgttgttactataaatagcttattttgtaaatttttagctcacctgagcacaaagtgctcaaaggtgagcttttgtgatcgctctgtgttACAATTGGGGcctaaacttaatgaaacttggtcagaatgttaccctcaataaaatcttggacgagctcaatattgggtaatctggcatcaaaaactaggtcaccaggtcaaatcaaaggaaaagtttgttaacattctagaggtcacaatttgggcccaatcttaatgaaacttggtcagaatgttaccctcaataaaatcttggacgagtttgatattgggtcatctgggtttaataactaggtcaccaggtcaaatcaaaggaaaagcatgttaacactctagaggtaactattttggcccagtcttaatgaaacttagtcagaatattacccttaataaagtcttggacgggtttgaaattgggtcatcaggggttaaaaactag
Proteins encoded:
- the LOC123523104 gene encoding uncharacterized protein LOC123523104, which encodes MFQASDYIETVSVRLSEVLADIGVDERIVLKSRRTWMLTESTNNSANQLQDKNHTAYFLGSRSEGTTTPGLESDTDCLICKNNFNVVQDWSGWQPGVHNLLMIQDDTVSPGYCLLQRLRDDAPLPYNDVPNEHFFQDRTGRILLSNTIAPGSLTANYLTGYVDNGPAYTQLGQHGNAGVDLVPAFHCKTWPLQARPWLNLQGAGQWPSDDIKRYCSNTGCFVVGVGSKQSENEELELRISTSLAERCLMFNLNITQIRCYVLMKMVLKTYIKPHYEGTISSFMCKTVLFKLIANTQSSFWREKNLLVCLSFCLFVLYTSTLNENCPHFIIPGNNLMAGHIAHESKPRILEILQHIINSEGTALLGIKCDALGARLQLKLNNLFLFKTSGIVSGCLLIHTAHMINDSITFGLHNISNNSYEVAIQILLKYIFKLVTIFNQSQGLNRTACSLQAPWFCTTLGSILASLNIQQYNGISAEALSWITLGLNTDVSSSKLKLASIFYCRGDFYRTVIVLTDIEGRYDQTIVEPVSGCRDYVRQAMRGFNEISDNHNEEALQFATASCVSFLRCESNCIPNELQYELFRSTEEDLALREPINYWMDWAVVDSLPYLYFLQYRTYSYLGRQDDKERALSNLIRTTEQEPNLGHRETALNLLGQCMEREDRPTDALGCYLLSIHLRGRNNAAKFHICRLLSAMVNHQAGTMF